In Roseovarius indicus, one genomic interval encodes:
- a CDS encoding recombinase family protein, translating into MPLIGYARVSTEDQTPLPQSEALQSAGCIEIFEEHASGGNRARPVLARVLERIGKGDTLVVVRIDRLARSLSHLLEVIERLEGKGAFFRSLQDPIDTASPQGKFTLQVLGAAAEFERALIRERTKAGLASARAKGRVGGNPGLRTKDPAALRKVRLARQDGYMARLNETAQDWVPHVRRLRPDMAWEDVLRIINGPLPHSRHWTQSRLLRAVKAYVRDGFLPDEVLGRAGRRETDDRLPAIVAAIKGSDPDITLQAICDRLEAMRERTPRGRTSWQPSSVRMLLERAERLGLLVRQMD; encoded by the coding sequence ATGCCCCTGATAGGCTATGCGCGCGTCTCCACAGAGGATCAGACCCCCCTGCCCCAGTCCGAGGCCCTTCAATCTGCGGGTTGCATAGAGATCTTTGAAGAGCACGCCTCAGGTGGCAATCGGGCGCGACCGGTGCTTGCACGTGTGCTGGAGCGGATTGGCAAGGGCGACACGCTGGTCGTCGTGCGGATCGACCGGCTTGCGCGGTCTTTGTCGCACTTGCTTGAGGTGATCGAAAGACTGGAGGGCAAGGGGGCGTTCTTCCGCTCGCTGCAGGATCCAATCGACACCGCCTCCCCTCAAGGAAAGTTCACGCTGCAGGTTCTGGGCGCCGCGGCCGAGTTCGAACGCGCTCTGATCCGCGAGCGTACCAAGGCGGGCCTTGCCTCGGCACGCGCCAAAGGTCGCGTTGGTGGCAATCCCGGGCTTCGCACCAAGGACCCCGCCGCGCTGCGCAAGGTGCGGTTGGCACGACAGGACGGCTACATGGCGCGCCTGAACGAAACCGCGCAGGATTGGGTGCCACATGTGCGCCGCTTGCGCCCCGATATGGCATGGGAAGACGTTCTGCGGATTATCAATGGCCCCCTACCCCACAGCCGCCATTGGACGCAAAGCCGCCTGCTCCGCGCCGTGAAAGCATATGTGCGGGACGGGTTCCTGCCCGATGAAGTGCTTGGACGCGCTGGACGTCGCGAAACCGACGATCGCCTGCCTGCGATTGTTGCGGCCATCAAAGGTTCGGACCCGGATATCACGCTACAGGCGATCTGCGACCGGTTGGAAGCCATGCGTGAGCGGACTCCACGGGGACGTACAAGCTGGCAACCGTCATCCGTCAGGATGCTGTTGGAACGGGCGGAGCGACTTGGGTTGCTGGTCAGGCAAATGGATTGA
- a CDS encoding PIN domain-containing protein, whose product MSAEFADTNVVLYLLDDGPKAERAEEILGQGPRISVQVLNEAMVNCRRKAGLSWEDTGAFLEGIKSLCPVEGLTVQTHQVGRALAEKYQLSVYDAMIVSAALIAGCTTLWTEDMHDGLLVEDRLRIVNPFA is encoded by the coding sequence ATGAGCGCTGAATTCGCAGACACGAATGTTGTGCTCTACCTGCTCGACGATGGTCCAAAGGCTGAGAGGGCGGAGGAAATTCTGGGGCAGGGACCCCGGATCAGCGTTCAGGTCCTGAACGAAGCGATGGTCAATTGCCGACGGAAAGCTGGGCTCAGTTGGGAAGATACCGGAGCGTTTCTTGAGGGTATTAAGTCCTTATGCCCTGTCGAGGGCCTAACGGTTCAAACCCATCAAGTCGGTCGCGCGTTGGCAGAGAAGTACCAGTTATCGGTCTATGACGCGATGATCGTGTCTGCCGCGCTGATCGCTGGGTGCACGACGTTGTGGACTGAGGACATGCACGACGGATTGCTGGTCGAGGATCGGCTGCGCATCGTCAATCCATTTGCCTGA
- a CDS encoding AbrB/MazE/SpoVT family DNA-binding domain-containing protein translates to MQVAKWGNSLAVRLPADLVRELGLKEGDQVDLVKDDGTILVRRQPRADEVLQGLRRFRGKLPKDARLSRDAAHER, encoded by the coding sequence ATGCAAGTTGCCAAATGGGGAAACTCCCTTGCCGTCCGGCTACCCGCGGATCTTGTGAGGGAACTCGGCTTAAAGGAAGGCGATCAGGTCGATCTGGTAAAGGACGATGGAACCATTCTTGTGAGACGCCAACCTCGCGCCGATGAAGTTCTACAAGGGCTAAGGCGGTTTCGCGGAAAACTGCCCAAGGACGCGCGTCTAAGCCGCGACGCCGCGCATGAGCGCTGA
- the repA gene encoding plasmid partitioning protein RepA has product MDNTFVHEDLNAVIRQHSEWLANQLHSQRESLFPPDAEKTMRKFTSGEAAALLGVNDSYLRKLNLDGKGPSPELTAGNRRLYSAQDIQALRVLLEKTARKPGDYVPGRREGDHLQVIGVMNFKGGSGKTTTSAHLAQRLALRGYRVLGIDLDPQASFTALHGVQPELDLEDGGTLYDAIRYEDPEPIRSVIRKTYIPNLDLIPGNLELMEFEHDTPRALAQGNAGLFFFRVKEALAQVDEDYDVVVIDCPPQLGFLTMSALSAATGVLVTIHPEMLDVMSMSQFLRMTADLMDVIAESGADMSHDWMRYVLTRYEPQDAPQNRIVAFLRTMYGEAVLNSPMLKSTAISDAGLTKQTLYEVERSAFTRSTYDRAIESLNTLNDEIADLIQKTWGRT; this is encoded by the coding sequence ATGGATAATACCTTTGTGCATGAGGATCTCAACGCGGTGATCCGCCAGCATTCGGAATGGCTGGCGAACCAGTTGCATTCGCAACGTGAGAGCCTGTTTCCACCCGATGCCGAGAAGACCATGCGCAAATTCACCTCTGGTGAGGCTGCGGCGCTGCTCGGCGTAAACGATTCCTATCTTCGCAAACTCAACTTGGATGGCAAAGGGCCTTCTCCCGAGCTTACCGCCGGCAACCGTCGTCTTTACTCGGCGCAGGATATCCAGGCGCTGCGTGTGCTCCTTGAAAAAACCGCTCGCAAGCCGGGCGATTACGTTCCCGGACGACGAGAAGGTGATCATCTTCAGGTCATCGGCGTGATGAATTTCAAGGGCGGGTCCGGAAAAACAACAACCTCTGCCCATCTCGCCCAACGGCTTGCCCTGCGCGGATATCGTGTGCTGGGCATTGATCTTGACCCACAAGCTTCCTTCACCGCGCTGCACGGCGTTCAGCCGGAATTGGACCTCGAAGATGGCGGCACTCTCTACGATGCGATCCGCTATGAGGACCCGGAGCCGATCCGGTCGGTCATCCGCAAGACCTATATCCCCAATTTGGACTTGATCCCCGGCAACCTCGAACTGATGGAGTTCGAGCACGACACCCCGCGCGCGCTGGCGCAGGGCAATGCCGGACTTTTCTTCTTCCGCGTGAAGGAGGCGCTGGCCCAGGTCGATGAGGACTACGACGTGGTCGTCATAGATTGCCCTCCGCAGCTTGGCTTTCTGACCATGTCCGCCCTGTCCGCGGCCACGGGCGTTCTGGTGACCATCCATCCAGAGATGCTCGATGTGATGTCCATGTCGCAATTCCTCCGCATGACAGCCGACCTCATGGACGTGATCGCCGAGAGCGGCGCTGACATGTCTCATGACTGGATGCGCTATGTTTTGACCCGCTACGAGCCGCAGGATGCGCCGCAGAACCGCATCGTGGCTTTCCTGCGAACAATGTACGGCGAAGCCGTGCTGAATTCGCCCATGTTGAAGTCCACAGCCATCTCAGATGCGGGCCTGACCAAGCAGACACTTTATGAAGTGGAACGCAGCGCGTTCACGCGTTCCACCTATGATCGCGCGATTGAGAGCCTGAATACGCTGAATGACGAGATCGCCGACCTAATCCAGAAAACCTGGGGGCGCACATGA